From Phragmites australis chromosome 5, lpPhrAust1.1, whole genome shotgun sequence, a single genomic window includes:
- the LOC133917618 gene encoding LIM domain-containing protein PLIM2b-like gives MSFTGTQGKCKTCDKTVHFIDLLTADGVSYHKTCFKCSHCKGTLSISNYSSMDGVLYCKTHFEQLFKGTGTFSKKFQGGASSNKNDQAKAPSKLSSAFSGTQDKCTACQKTVYLLEKLTLEGESYHKSCFKCSHGGCILTTSSYAALNGILYCKIHFSQLFKEKGSYNHLIQTAQTKKGEAVEAAPEPPVDAGAAEQEVPPQAA, from the exons ATGTCTTTCACAGGCACGCAGGGCAAGTGCAAAACCTGCGACAAGACCGTCCATTTCATCGACCTCCTGACCGCCGACGGCGTCTCGTACCACAAGACCTGCTTCAAGTGCAGCCACTGCAAGGGCACCCTCTCG ATTAGCAACTACTCTTCCATGGACGGTGTCCTGTACTGCAAGACACACTTTGAGCAGCTCTTCAAGGGGACAGGGACCTTCTCGAAGAAATTTCAAG GTGGCGCATCTTCAAACAAGAACGACCAG GCAAAAGCTCCGAGCAAGCTATCGTCTGCATTCTCTGGAACTCAAGATAAATGCACAGCGTGCCAAAAAACTGTCTACCTATTGGAAAAG CTAACGCTCGAAGGCGAGTCGTACCACAAGAGCTGCTTCAAGTGCTCGCACGGGGGCTGCATCCTGACGACGTCCTCCTATGCCGCGCTCAACGGGATCCTCTACTGCAAAATCCACTTCTCGCAGCTGTTCAAGGAGAAGGGCAGCTACAACCACCTCATCCAGACGGCGCAGACGAAGAAGGGCGAGGCCGTGGAGGCTGCGCCGGAGCCACCGGTGGATGCAGGGGCGGCAGAGCAGGAAGTGCCCCCGCAAGCGGCATAG